The following coding sequences lie in one Changpingibacter yushuensis genomic window:
- a CDS encoding sugar transferase: MAIDATWYTKLRRSTQTSEDGLRGPAATPEHTWQWLISGRLAASDFVVVTLAVFLTQIAWLGWGTTDLTATPWRQQIAGVPYYVATCGIILVWLTALSVGNTRDVKIIGSDSTEYSRVASVSMHVFGIVAMVAYFGRIDLARGFMVLAFPIGTIALLVSRWLWRKWLISQWRQQRMRTNVFIVGTQESVTAIVDRLLVARPSPFNVIAVAAADPHQDLWGDSITVRGRSFPVVSLKTDVSRQMQRLGANTLVLAGGHMMPARRVSEISWSLQPNRQRLVVSSGVMGVGATRLAVRPVAGLPLVQVEPPAITRPQHLAKRSFDVIASGLGIILISPLLATIALIVKLSDGGPVFFKQERVGLEGTVFNMYKFRSMHVDAEQRLIELKKKYPADAGNSTLFKLKDDPRVTRVGKYLRRYSLDELPQLFNVLNGTMSLVGPRPPLMREVKTYDRHVYRKFIVKPGITGLWQVNGRSNLSWEDSVRFDLYYAENWTMMGDLQILFRTFKAVVGSDGAY, encoded by the coding sequence ATGGCAATTGATGCAACTTGGTACACGAAGCTAAGGCGGTCTACTCAGACGTCAGAAGATGGCCTTCGTGGTCCTGCTGCCACACCAGAGCACACATGGCAGTGGCTGATATCTGGGCGTCTGGCGGCAAGCGATTTCGTTGTAGTAACGCTTGCTGTGTTCCTGACTCAGATCGCGTGGCTGGGTTGGGGAACAACAGATCTCACGGCTACCCCATGGCGCCAGCAAATTGCAGGAGTACCGTATTACGTTGCGACGTGTGGAATCATCCTCGTCTGGTTGACCGCACTGTCAGTTGGAAACACTCGTGACGTGAAGATAATTGGTTCCGATAGCACCGAATATAGCCGTGTCGCGTCAGTCTCAATGCATGTTTTTGGCATTGTCGCCATGGTGGCGTACTTCGGACGCATAGATCTTGCTCGCGGTTTCATGGTGTTGGCATTCCCCATTGGTACGATCGCTTTGCTTGTCTCACGATGGCTGTGGCGCAAATGGTTAATCTCGCAGTGGCGTCAGCAACGCATGCGCACAAACGTCTTCATAGTCGGCACACAAGAGTCCGTCACGGCCATCGTTGACCGCCTTCTTGTTGCTCGGCCCAGCCCTTTCAACGTCATCGCAGTGGCCGCGGCGGATCCGCATCAGGATTTGTGGGGCGATAGCATCACGGTGCGCGGCCGGAGCTTCCCCGTAGTCTCCCTGAAGACGGATGTGAGCAGACAGATGCAGCGCCTCGGTGCCAACACCCTCGTGCTCGCAGGCGGTCACATGATGCCGGCCCGCCGAGTGAGCGAAATAAGTTGGAGCCTTCAACCTAATCGCCAGCGCCTTGTGGTCTCATCAGGTGTTATGGGCGTGGGAGCAACACGTTTGGCCGTGCGCCCTGTGGCAGGGCTTCCGTTGGTACAAGTTGAACCGCCAGCAATCACTCGGCCGCAGCACCTTGCCAAGCGGAGCTTTGATGTTATTGCATCGGGTTTAGGGATTATTCTCATCAGCCCTCTGCTAGCCACAATTGCACTTATCGTAAAGCTCAGTGATGGTGGCCCAGTGTTCTTCAAACAAGAACGCGTTGGTCTAGAGGGCACTGTGTTCAATATGTACAAGTTCCGCAGCATGCATGTTGACGCCGAACAGAGACTCATCGAACTCAAGAAGAAGTATCCCGCGGATGCTGGCAATAGCACTCTCTTCAAGTTGAAGGACGACCCCCGCGTTACGCGGGTCGGAAAGTACTTGCGCCGCTATTCGCTTGACGAACTCCCCCAGCTGTTCAACGTGCTCAACGGCACGATGTCACTCGTTGGCCCGCGGCCACCGCTCATGCGTGAAGTCAAAACATATGACAGACATGTGTATCGAAAGTTCATCGTGAAACCTGGCATAACTGGGCTGTGGCAGGTCAATGGACGTTCAAATCTCTCCTGGGAAGATAGCGTGCGGTTTGATCTCTACTACGCAGAGAACTGGACCATGATGGGTGACCTACAGATTCTCTTCCGCACATTCAAAGCCGTTGTTGGAAGCGATGGCGCGTACTAG